The nucleotide window CATCCCGTCAATCTCGCTCCTTACGCTAACAACATCGATAGCTTCGACGGGCGCCAGGTGCAGTGGGTTGTCATGGAATGGTGGGGCTCGACCACGCCAAGCAACGACATGGTCGTCGAGGTATTTGTGCGATGACTCGTGGTCTTGTTCAGTCAACAGCAGTCGCGATGTTCGTCCTGCTACTCTCCACGGTCGGCGGAATGCTCGCCCCCGCCTCAGCGAGCGCCGATGGTCAGATCGTCGTCACCCGTCCCGACGGGAGCGCACCCGGCAAGCTCTTCACCGACCTCACCTTTGTGCCCGGCGACACGAAGTCGGAGAGACTCATCGTCTCGCAGACGACCGATGAGGACGTCATGACCGGTGTCCGCTTCGAATCCGCCTCACCGCACGGTCCGCTCTATGATTCCGCCGAGGTCATGATCATCGGATTCGGCGACACCGTCTCCGCATCTCTCGGCGAAGCTCTTGATACCGAATCCCCATTCTGGCTCGGCACGCTCTCCCCAAGCGACAAGGAGTCAATCACGATCTCCGTCCGTCTCCCCGAATCGGCGGGGAACGACACCAAGCGAGATCAAGCGCGATTCCGAGTCATCGTCACTGCTCAGGGAGACGATGTCGGACCCACGCCTCCGCCGACCGATCCGCCGAAGGACTCCGACGCGAATTTCGACGACAGTGCATCGAGCGATGCAGGTGCCTCTTCCTCAGATGAGAATGATGGTTCGTCCGCAGACGGAGGCAACGAAGCTGTTGCCGCCTCAGACTCGAAATCGAACGGTGATGCGAGCACGGGAGCCTCCGGCAGCTCGGATTCAGATGCCGCTTCGGACGCTGGAGGCAAAGATTTCGACGAATCAGATACAACAGCAGATGCGGGATCAGATGCCGACGGGGCGCTTCCGCGGACGGGGCTCGGGTCGCTGCCTGTGCTGTTCGCCGGTGCCGGTCTGCTGCTCTTCGGCAGCATCGTGATCTCCATTGTTCAGAGGCGCAAAGGCCGAGCTGCGAGCTGACTCAGGCTCCAAGTTCCCTCCACTCACCTCACGCGGATGCCGATCAGGCTGGAGGCCGCCCGCTCGCATGCGTTAGTCACGCATTCGCCAGAGCCCCGTTCCCAGCGTTGCTCGTCATCCCCACAGATTCGCCTGGCAGAGTAGGCACATGGAACCACTCGAACTTCCGCTGACCACCGACCGGCTGCGTCTGCGCACCTATGTCGAATCCGATGCCGAGGCGCACCTTCCGATCTACTCCCGTGAGGACGTCTCTCGGTTCCTCCTCCAAGACCCCTGGACCGCAGAGATGGCCGAGACCGAGATCGCCAAACGCCTCCCCCGCACGGGGCTCGAGACCGAATCCCGCGCCCTGGCCCTGGTCATCGAGACCGCCGACGGCCTCGATTCGCTCGAGGGCTCACGCGTCATCGGCGATATCGCGCTGTGGCTCGAAGACGGCAGTGATGAGAAAGCGGAGATCGGCTGGATCCTCGATCCGGCCGCCAGCGGCCACGGCTTCGCCACCGAAGCGGCCATCGCCGTCCTCAACGTCGCCTTCGATCACTACGGCCTCCACCGGGTATTCGCACAGATGGACTCGCGGAACACAGCCTCGGCGAAGTTGGCTCGCAGGATCGGCATGCGGGAGGAGGCGCACCTGCGCAAGGACTGGTGGTCGAAGGGCGAGTGGACCGACACCCTCATCTTCGGAATGCTCGCCAGTGACAGGCAGACGGCTTGAGTGACCTCTGACTCTTTGCTCCGGGGTCCGTCTACTACCTCCTTGTCCATATGAGATCCTGAGATGGCCGTGGGGCCGAGACAGAACGCGGATTCGAAGGGTGGCCCCGGGCAGTCGAGAGTCAAGGACACCCATGGTTTCAGCCGACGAGCACGGGGAGAACGCAGGCCTGAAAAGGGGCCTGACCGCTCGCCATATCCGTTTCATGGCCCTCGGCTCGGCCATCGGCACCGGCCTCTTCATGGGCTCGTCGGAGTCGATCCAATCGGCCGGACCTGCCGTACTGCTGGCCTACATCATCGGCGGCGCCGCCGTCTTCATGGTCATGCGCGCCCTCGGCGAACTCGTCGTCCGCCACCCCGTCTCCGGCTCCTTCGGCCAATACGCCTCCCACTATCTCCACCCGTTCGCAGGGTTCCTCGTCGGTTGGACCTTCGCCTTCGAAATGGTCCTCGTCGCCGTCTTCGACGCCACCGCGATCGGCGTGTACATGGGCTTCTGGTTCCCCGAGGTGCCTCGGTGGATCTGGGTGCTCGCCGTGGTGTTCTTCATTGCGGCGATCAACATGATCGGAGTGAAGGTCTTCGGTGAGCTTGAGTTCTGGTTCGCGCTCATCAAGATCGTCACGATCATCGCCCTCATCGCCTCAGGCATCGCGATCATCATCTTCGGCTTCGGCATCGCCGACCACGACCATATGGGACCGCAGTCCCTGTTCGACCACGGCGGCTTCTTCCCCAATGGGATCTGGGGTCTGCTCACTTCGTTCACCATTGTCATGTTCGCCTTCGGCGGCGTCGAAATCATCGGCGTCACCGCTGGAGAGGCGCAGAACCCTAAGAAGGTGATCCCGGCAGCCATCAATTCGGTGCCGGTGCGCATCCTGCTGTTCTACGTGCTCACCCTCGGCGTCATCATGTGCATCCTGCCGTGGAACCAGATCACCTCCGACGTCAGTCCCTTCGTCGCGATCTTCGACTCCGTCGGTTTCAGTGCAGCCGCTGCCGTCCTCCAAGTCGTCCTCATCACTGCGGCGCTGTCTGCGATGAACGCCGATATCTACGGCGCCGGCCGGATGCTCCATGGGCTGGCTGAACAGGGGCAGGCCCCACGGTCCTTCGCCCGCACCTCCCGCAATGGCGTGCCCGTGATGACAGTCATCACCATGGTCGTCGCCCTGCTCGTCGGAGTGCTTCTCAATTACCTCTACCCCGACCAGGCTCTGTTCCTGCTCGGGGCACTGGCCACCTTCGCCACGCTGCTGGTCTGGCTGGTCATCCTCGCCGCCCACCTTCGGATGAAACGCGTGATCACCCGGGAGAACCGTCTGCCCAGCGAATTCCCCGTGCCTTTATGGCCCCTCGGTTCCTGGCTCACCGTGGCATTCATTCTCTTCGTGCTGGTCATGGTCGGCATCGTCCCCGACTCGCGCCCGGCGCTGTGGGTCGGCCTGCTGTGGGCTCTCGCCCTGTGGCTGTGCTACCTCGCGTTCGTCCGCGGGGACGGTCGCCGACCCCACGAACTCAGTGACCGCACCGAGCCCATGGGGTCCGGAACGAACTGATCACCCGACTCGCGTCCGTCAGTCGCCGATCAACTCGAGTACATCAATATGCTTACCCGTCGCCCCCGCGACGCTGACTACTCCATCTCCCGAGCCCGAGCAGACTCAGACAGGACACCAGGACTGTCCCAACGGCGAAAGTGATCGTCGAGGTGACGAGCCCTGTCACGAGTGCGAGCGCACCGACGCCGATGATCGGCGCCGACATGGCCAGGTAGGCGAGGATGAAGTACGAAGTCGTCACTGCCGTTCTGTTCCGCACCTCCGTGACGGCCGTGATGGCGCGCATGCCCGTCGTGAAGAGGAAGCCCTGCCCGGCCCCACCGAGGATCGCCGAGGCGACGAGCAACAGGGTCGAATCCGCCAGGAGTGCGAACGACAGGGACGCCATGCATGCGACCTGAATGATCCCTCCACACAGGACGAGAGCCCGATCGGCCAGCCCCTGGAACAGCAGCTGACACACGGCCGATGCCCCGAAGAGCGCGAAGACGACCGCACCGATGACGGCCGAAGAGGCGATGCCCAAGGTCTGCTGCATGAAGCTCGGAGCCACGGCCGAATACAGACCGGCGATCGCGAAACTCGCGACGGCACCCGGCACCGCACGGAGAAAGACCGCACGTGACTCGGACGGGATGGCGGGAAGCTGCAGGCGCAGGGAACGGGAACGCGAGAGCGCACTCTCCCTGACCCCCACCAGCGCTGCTCCTGCGAGCAGAAGGAGGACGGCGTGGATGAGGAACGGCATGAACAGAGGGCGAGGGAACGCCTCGGCGACCGTTCCCGACATGAGGTTGCCCAATCCTAGGCCGCCGATGTTCGCGGCTGTGGCCAGAGACGTTGCGAGTCCGCGTCTGCCGGGCGGAGCATTCTCGAGCACTGCGA belongs to Brevibacterium spongiae and includes:
- a CDS encoding amino acid permease; its protein translation is MVSADEHGENAGLKRGLTARHIRFMALGSAIGTGLFMGSSESIQSAGPAVLLAYIIGGAAVFMVMRALGELVVRHPVSGSFGQYASHYLHPFAGFLVGWTFAFEMVLVAVFDATAIGVYMGFWFPEVPRWIWVLAVVFFIAAINMIGVKVFGELEFWFALIKIVTIIALIASGIAIIIFGFGIADHDHMGPQSLFDHGGFFPNGIWGLLTSFTIVMFAFGGVEIIGVTAGEAQNPKKVIPAAINSVPVRILLFYVLTLGVIMCILPWNQITSDVSPFVAIFDSVGFSAAAAVLQVVLITAALSAMNADIYGAGRMLHGLAEQGQAPRSFARTSRNGVPVMTVITMVVALLVGVLLNYLYPDQALFLLGALATFATLLVWLVILAAHLRMKRVITRENRLPSEFPVPLWPLGSWLTVAFILFVLVMVGIVPDSRPALWVGLLWALALWLCYLAFVRGDGRRPHELSDRTEPMGSGTN
- a CDS encoding GNAT family N-acetyltransferase; the protein is MEPLELPLTTDRLRLRTYVESDAEAHLPIYSREDVSRFLLQDPWTAEMAETEIAKRLPRTGLETESRALALVIETADGLDSLEGSRVIGDIALWLEDGSDEKAEIGWILDPAASGHGFATEAAIAVLNVAFDHYGLHRVFAQMDSRNTASAKLARRIGMREEAHLRKDWWSKGEWTDTLIFGMLASDRQTA
- a CDS encoding MFS transporter, whose translation is MKRSTTTDRVAAGERSGTGWTLAATTYVFAVVMIGTTLPTPLYPRYQVEFGFGSTQTTLLFSIYAGAVIAALVFFGRLSEAWGRKPLLAAGVLVSLASAALFMVGDHLGLLYTGRVLSGIAAGIFTATGTVAVLENAPPGRRGLATSLATAANIGGLGLGNLMSGTVAEAFPRPLFMPFLIHAVLLLLAGAALVGVRESALSRSRSLRLQLPAIPSESRAVFLRAVPGAVASFAIAGLYSAVAPSFMQQTLGIASSAVIGAVVFALFGASAVCQLLFQGLADRALVLCGGIIQVACMASLSFALLADSTLLLVASAILGGAGQGFLFTTGMRAITAVTEVRNRTAVTTSYFILAYLAMSAPIIGVGALALVTGLVTSTITFAVGTVLVSCLSLLGLGRWSSQRRGGDG